One genomic window of Arachis stenosperma cultivar V10309 chromosome 10, arast.V10309.gnm1.PFL2, whole genome shotgun sequence includes the following:
- the LOC130956143 gene encoding UDP-xylose transporter 3-like, giving the protein MGEGERFQLGTVGALTLSVVSSVSIVICNKALMSSLHFIFATTLTSWHLLVTFCSLHVALRMRFFEHKPFEQKAVMGFGILNGISIGLLNLSLGFNSVGFYQMTKLAIIPCTVMLETIFLGKRFSKRIQFALAILLLGVGIATVTDLQLNAMGSFLSLLAVITTCVAQIMTNTIQKKFKVSSTQLLYQSCPYQAATLLVSGPFLDKFLTNQNVFAFNYTTQVTVFIVLSCLISISVNFSTFLVIGKTSPVTYQVLGHLKTCLVLAFGYILLHDPFSWRNILGILIAMVGMILYSYYCTLENQQKAVETSVQTSQAREAESDPLINVENGSSVVSDSVVLMSPLWSKDKD; this is encoded by the exons ATGGGTGAGGGAGAGCGATTTCAACTTGGGACTGTCGGCGCGTTGACTCTTTCTGTGGTGTCATCGGTGTCGATTGTGATTTGCAATAAGGCACTGATGAGCTCACTGCATTTCATTTTCG CTACAACTTTGACAAGTTGGCATCTGCTTGTCACATTCTGTTCACTTCATGTGGCACTCAGAATGCGATTCTTTGAGCATAAACCTTTCGAGCAGAAAGCCGTAATGGGATTTGGGATTTTAAATGGAATCTCAATTGGACTCCTAAACTTGAGTTTAGGATTCAATTCTGTTGGTTTTTATCAG ATGACCAAACTGGCAATCATTCCATGTACTGTAATGTTGGAGACCATTTTTCTTGGGAAGAGATTCAG TAAAAGAATTCAGTTTGCCCTAGCTATCCTCCTTCTGGGTGTTGGGATTGCAACTGTCACAGATTTGCAGCTCAATGCTATGGGCTCTTTTTTGTCGTTGCTAGCAGTGATTACAACATGTGTTGCTCAGATT ATGACAAACACTATTCAGAAGAAGTTCAAGGTTTCTTCCACCCAACTTCTGTATCAATCATGTCCATACCAAGCAGCAACTCTGTTAGTCTCTGGTCCATTTTTGGATAAATTTTTGACCAACCAAAATGTTTTTGCTTTCAACTATACAACACAAGTGACG GTCTTCATTGTTCTGTCATGCCTCATCTCCATCTCGGTCAATTTTAGTACATTTCTTGTTATCGGAAAGACATCTCCGGTCACCTATCAGGTACTTGGACACCTGAAGACTTGCCTTGTATTGGCATTTGGTTATATTTTACTCCATGACCCATTCAGCTGGAGGAACATACTCGGTATTCTGATCGCCATGGTTGGAATGATTCTATACTCTTATTATTGCACTCTTGAGAATCAACAAAAAGCTGTGGAAACTTCAGTACAAACCTCCCAG GCAAGAGAAGCTGAATCTGATCCTCTTATTAATGTGGAGAATGGAAGTTCAGTTGTGAGTGATTCAGTTGTGCTAATGTCCCCTCTATGGAGCAAAGACAAAGACTAA
- the LOC130956252 gene encoding UDP-xylose transporter 3-like, translating into MGEGEQFQLGTVGALSLSVVSSVSIVICNKALMSTLHFIFATTLTSWHLLVTFCSLHVALKMRLFEHKPFDQKAVMGFGILNGISIGLLNLSLGFNSVGFFQMTKLAIIPCTILLEILFLGKKFSKRIQFSLAILLLGVGIATVTDLQLNVLGSFLSLLAVVTTCVAQIMTNTIQKKFKVSSTQLLYQSCPYQSAVLLISGPYLDKLLTNLSVFSFNYTTQVTVVIILSCVLSIVVNFSTFLVIGKTSPVTYQVLGHLKTCLVLAFGYIIVRDPFNWRNILGILVAMVGMVMYSYNCTLESQQKSNESSSQALQVREGADSDPLLSVENGNSVFNKRSPVWSKEKD; encoded by the exons atgGGTGAGGGAGAACAATTTCAGCTGGGAACTGTTGGTGCATTGTCACTATCTGTTGTGTCATCAGTGTCGATTGTGATTTGCAATAAGGCGCTTATGAGCACATTACATTTCATTTTTG CTACAACTTTGACAAGTTGGCATCTGCTTGTCACATTTTGTTCTCTTCATGTGGCGCTAAAAATGAGATTGTTTGAACACAAGCCTTTTGACCAGAAAGCTGTTATGGGATTCGGAATTCTAAATGGAATCTCAATAGGACTTTTAAATTTGAGCCTTGGATTCAATTCTGTTGGTTTCTTTCAG ATGACTAAGCTGGCAATCATTCCATGTACCATTCTTTTGGAGATCCTTTTTCTCGGGAAAAAATTCAG TAAAAGAATTCAATTTTCCCTTGCCATTCTCCTTCTTGGTGTTGGGATTGCAACAGTCACCGATTTGCAGCTCAACGTTTTGGGCTCTTTCTTGTCTCTTCTAGCAGTGGTTACAACATGCGTTGCTCAGATT ATGACAAATACAATCCAGAAGAAGTTTAAGGTTTCCTCTACCCAACTTTTGTATCAATCATGTCCATATCAATCAGCAGTCTTGTTGATATCTGGACCATATCTGGATAAACTTCTGACCAACCTTAGTGTGTTTTCATTCAATTATACAACACAAGTGACG GTTGTCATTATTCTTTCATGCGTCCTGTCTATTGTTGTAAATTTTAGTACATTTCTGGTAATTGGAAAGACATCACCAGTCACCTATCAGGTTCTTGGGCATCTGAAGACATGCCTTGTATTGGCATTTGGTTACATTATTGTCCGCGACCCATTCAACTGGAGAAACATTCTGGGGATTTTGGTGGCCATGGTTGGGATGGTTATGTATTCCTACAATTGCACACTTGAGAGTCAGCAAAAATCTAATGAATCTTCATCACAAGCATTACAG GTTAGAGAAGGCGCTGATTCTGATCCTCTACTTAGTGTGGAAAACGGGAATTCAGTATTCAACAAAAGGAGCCCTGTGTGGAGCAAAGAGAAAGACTAA
- the LOC130956174 gene encoding superoxide dismutase [Mn], mitochondrial-like: MAARSLLTRKTLATVLRRDSTALGAQAAAHSRGLHTFTLPDLNYDYGALEPAISGEIMEIHHKKHHQTYVTNYNKALEQLHDALPKGDASTIVKLQSAIKFNGGGHINHSIFWKNLAPHREGGGEPPKGSLGWAIDEHFGSFEKLVQKVNAEGAALQGSGWVWLGLDKEFKKLVVETTANQDPLITKGPGLVPLLGIDVWEHAYYLQYKNVRPDYLNNIWKVINWKYASEVYEKESS, encoded by the exons ATGGCTGCGCGATCCCTATTGACCCGAAAAACCCTAGCCACAGTGCTCCGCCGTGACTCCACGGCACTGGGCGCACAAGCAGCAGCACATTCGCGCGGACTTCACACTTTCACGCTGCCGGATCTGAATTACGACTACGGCGCACTGGAGCCGGCTATAAGCGGGGAGATCATGGAGATTCACCACAAGAAGCACCATCAGACTTACGTCACTAATTACAACAAGGCCCTCGAGCAGCTCCACGATGCTCTCCCTAAGGGCGATGCTTCTACCATCGTTAAGCTCCAGAGTGCCATCAAGTTCAACGGCGGAG GTCATATCAACCACTCTATTTTCTGGAAGAATCTAGCTCCGCATCGG GAAGGAGGCGGCGAGCCACCCAAGGGTTCACTGGGATGGGCCATTGACGAGCATTTTGGCTCTTTCGAAAAATTGGTACAGAAGGTGAACGCAGAGGGTGCTGCCTTACAAGGGTCTGGATGGGTG TGGCTCGGTCTAGACAAGGAGTTTAAGAAGCTTGTAGTTGAAACCACTGCCAATCAG GACCCACTGATTACGAAGGGACCAGGATTGGTTCCATTGCTTGGCATAGACGTTTGGGAGCATGCATATTACTTACAG TACAAGAATGTCAGACCAGACTATCTGAACAACATTTGGAAAGTTATTAACTGGAAATATGCCAGCGAAGTGTATGAAAAAGAGAGCTCTTAA
- the LOC130956148 gene encoding uncharacterized protein LOC130956148: MECIGRPSNGESSVVRFPLSPSSSLVIQKGDITKWSIDGSSDAIVNPANERMLGGGGADGAIHMAAGPELVQSCYSVPEVRPGIRCPTGEARITPGFRLPASHVVHTVGPIYNSNSNPAASLSSAYRNSLRVAKDKNIQYIAFPAISCGVFGYPYDEAATVAISVVREFRNEFKEIHFVLFLQDIYQVWVNKANDLMKN; this comes from the exons ATGGAGTGTATTGGTAGGCCTTCCAATGGAGAGAGCAGCGTAGTTCGGTTCCCATTGTCACCATCGAGCTCTTTGGTCATTCAGAAAGGAGATATCACCAAATGGTCCATCGACGGTTCCTCCGATGCAATA GTAAATCCTGCAAATGAGAGAATGCTTGGCGGTGGTGGTGCAGATGGCG CGATACATATGGCTGCTGGTCCTGAACTTGTTCAATCATGTTATAGTGTTCCAGAGGTGAGGCCTGGAATTCGGTGCCCAACTGGGGAGGCAAGGATCACACC TGGTTTTAGATTGCCTGCTTCTCATGTTGTTCATACTGTTGGACCAATCTACAATTCGAATAGTAACCCTGCTGCTTCTCTTTCAAGCGCTTATAG GAATAGTTTGAGGGTTGCGAAGGATAAAAATATTCAGTATATAGCATTCCCAGCTATATCATGTGGTGTCTTTGG ATATCCTTACGATGAGGCTGCCACGGTAGCGATTTCTGTCGTCAGGGAGTTTCGAAATGAGTTTAAGGAG ATCCACTTCGTTCTGTTCTTGCAAGATATTTATCAAGTTTGGGTAAATAAGGCAAATGATCTGATGAAAAATTAG